One window of the Clupea harengus chromosome 20, Ch_v2.0.2, whole genome shotgun sequence genome contains the following:
- the spg21 gene encoding maspardin codes for MEEIKVSPDYNWFRSSVPLKRIIVDDDDSKVWSLYDAGPKSIRCPIIFLPPVSGTAEVFFQQVLALTGWGYRVISLQYPVYWDLLEFCDGFRKLLDHLQLDKVHLFGASLGGFLAQKFAECTHKSPRVHSLILCNSFSDTSIFNQTWTANSFWVMPAFMLKKIVLGNFAKGPVDPKMADAIDFMVDRLESLNQSELASRLTLNCQNSYVEPHKIKDVAVTIIDVFDQSALSNEAKEEMYKLYPNARRAHLKTGGNFPYLCRSAEVNLYIQIHLRQFHGTRYAAINPAMVSAEELEVQKAHLNQNGDSDEEF; via the exons ATGGAGGAGATAAAAGTGTCTCCTGACTACAACTGGTTCCGAAGTTCAGTTCCTCTGAAAAGA ATAATCGTGGATGACGATGACAGTAAGGTCTGGTCGCTGTATGATGCTGGCCCAAAGAGCATTCGCTGCCCCATCATCTTCCTGCCCCCAGTCAGCGGAACCGCAGAGGTTTTCTTTCAACAAGTACTAGCACTGACTGGCTGGGGATACCGCGTCATCTCG cttcagTACCCTGTTTACTGGGATCTACTTGAGTTCTGTGATGGCTTCAGGAAGCTTTTAGACCACTTACAGCTGGACAAG GTCCATCTCTTCGGTGCCTCTCTGGGTGGATTCCTGGCTCAGAAATTTGCTGAGTGCACTCATAAATCCCCGAGGGTTCACTCTCTCATCCTGTGCAACTCCTTCAGTGACACCTCCATATTTAACCAAACATGGACTGCAAACAG tTTTTGGGTTATGCCCGCCTTTATGCTAAAGAAGATTGTTCTTGGGAACTTCGCCAAAGGACCTGTAGACCCCAAAATGGCAGACGCTATTGACTTCATGGTTGATCGA CTGGAATCTCTGAACCAGAGCGAGCTAGCCTCGCGGCTAACGCTAAACTGCCAGAACTCCTACGTGGAGCCGCACAAGATCAAGGATGTGGCCGTCACCATCATAGAC GTGTTTGATCAGAGTGCTCTTTCAAATGAAGCCAAGGAGGAGATGTATAAGCTGTACCCCAACGCCAGGCGTGCTCACCTGAAGACTGGAGGAAACTTCCCTTACCTGTGCAGGAGTGCAGAAGTCAACCTCtacatacag ATCCACCTGCGCCAGTTCCACGGCACACGCTACGCTGCCATCAACCCGGCCATGGTGAGCGCAGAGGAGCTGGAGGTCCAGAAGGCCCACCTGAACCAGAACGGCGACAGCGATGAGGAGTTCTAG
- the ankdd1a gene encoding ankyrin repeat and death domain-containing protein 1A isoform X2 produces MLELMKKGVNIKAKNKLDRKALHWAAGAGNEQALRLLLENDTEVDDVDSFGMNALLLSSWFGHLKVLQILVASGAKLNCENKNGLNLLHCAAQRGHIRVLEFIMEDLEDMRLDRVDKSGKTAFHLAAEHGQLEVADFLIGMGCAHSIKDKEENTAQHLAAKQGHAEVLQKVIETGEDIDDKNIDGLTALHLAVTGGHYECVRLLLEAGCNVNALTNRDVNALYYAAQHGFPREAQLLLEAGSHTNTVDNVQHTSPLHLSVLDNHPEIVKLLIDAECELDIPDNRLQTPLHIAAEHGRQGIAEMILLAGVNLKLPDKQGKSSLDVAARANHVNLVDMIIKADRFYKWEKDHLNPESDPLAGRALTFRQDHQPDTQHIRSVAWRLATKYLGPGEWKLLAELWGFTDAHIRAIEQQWTGNKSYKEHGHRMLLIWLHGVLMARENPIKGLYEGLVAIDRLDLAENVRQKANADPDTPKKCNAM; encoded by the exons ATGCTGGAGCTGATGAAGAAAGGAGTGAACATCAAGGCCAAAAATAAA CTAGACCGGAAGGCCCTTCACTGGGCAGCAGGGGCAGGAAATGAGCAGGCGCTACGGCTGCTCCTGGAAAACGACACAGAGGTGGACGATGTTgacagt tttggaaTGAACGCTCTGCTGCTGTCTTCCTGGTTTGGGCATCTAAAGGTTCTGCAGATTCTGGTGGCCTCCGGTGCAAAGCTTAACTGTGAAAATAAA aATGGCTTGAATCTGCTTCATTGTGCTGCCCAGCGGGGTCACATTCGTGTGCTGGAGTTCATCATGGAGGACCTGGAGGACATGAGACTGGACAGAGTGGATAAg tctggaAAGACAGCGTTCCATCTGGCTGCAGAGCATGGACAGCTGGAGGTGGCTGACTTCCTTATTGGGATGGGCTGTGCACACAGCATCAAGGACAAG GAGGAGAACACCGCTCAGCACTTAGCTGCTAAACAGGGCCATGCAGAGGTGCTTCAGAAGGTCATAGAGACCGGTGAGGACATCGATGATAAAAACATT gaTGGTCTGACTGCCCTGCATCTTGCTGTGACTGGGGGACACTATGAGTGTGTCAGACTTCTACTGGAGGCTGGTTGCAATGTCAACGCACTGACCAAT CGGGATGTGAATGCTCTGTACTACGCTGCTCAACATGGCTTCCCTCGAGAGgctcagctgctgctggaggcagggagtcacacaaacacagtggacaac GTCCAACACACTAGTCCTCTTCATCTGTCCGTCCTCGACAACCACCCTGAGATTGTGAAGCTGCTCATTGATGCTGAATGTGAACTTGACATTCCTGATAAT AGGCTCCAGACACCACTGCACATTGCTGCTGAGCATGGCAGGCAGGGCATCGCTGAGATGATCCTCCTTGCTGGAGTCAATCTCAAACTGCCTGACAAG caAGGGAAGAGCTCTCTGGATGTGGCGGCCAGGGCGAACCATGTGAACCTGGTGGACATGATCATCAAAGCAGACCGCTTCTACAAGTGGGAGAAG GACCACCTGAACCCAGAATCTGACCCGCTGGCGGGCCGCGCGCTGACCTTCAGGCAGGACCACCAGCCGGACACCCAGCACATCCGCTCAGTGGCGTGGAGGCTGGCCACCAAGTACCTGGGCCCAGGGGAGTGGAAGCTCCTGGCCGAGCTGTGGGGcttcacagatgcacacataagGGCCATCGAGCAGCAGTGGACAG gcaaTAAGAGCTATAAGGAGCACGGCCACAGGATGCTGCTGATTTGGCTCCATGGGGTGCTGATGGCCAGGGAGAACCCCATCAAGGGCCTCTACGAGGGGCTGGTAGCCATCGACAGGCTGGACCTCGCAG AAAATGTACGACAGAAGGCCAACGCAGACCCAGACACGCCGAAAAAATGCAACGCAATGTGA
- the ankdd1a gene encoding ankyrin repeat and death domain-containing protein 1A isoform X1 gives MRMEDDLVSEDDILLRSEKEFHDAAKRNDTDRMLELMKKGVNIKAKNKLDRKALHWAAGAGNEQALRLLLENDTEVDDVDSFGMNALLLSSWFGHLKVLQILVASGAKLNCENKNGLNLLHCAAQRGHIRVLEFIMEDLEDMRLDRVDKSGKTAFHLAAEHGQLEVADFLIGMGCAHSIKDKEENTAQHLAAKQGHAEVLQKVIETGEDIDDKNIDGLTALHLAVTGGHYECVRLLLEAGCNVNALTNRDVNALYYAAQHGFPREAQLLLEAGSHTNTVDNVQHTSPLHLSVLDNHPEIVKLLIDAECELDIPDNRLQTPLHIAAEHGRQGIAEMILLAGVNLKLPDKQGKSSLDVAARANHVNLVDMIIKADRFYKWEKDHLNPESDPLAGRALTFRQDHQPDTQHIRSVAWRLATKYLGPGEWKLLAELWGFTDAHIRAIEQQWTGNKSYKEHGHRMLLIWLHGVLMARENPIKGLYEGLVAIDRLDLAENVRQKANADPDTPKKCNAM, from the exons ATGAGAATGGAGGACGATTTGGTGTCTGAAGATGATATCT tGCTTCGGTCTGAGAAGGAGTTTCACGATGCAGCGAAAAGAAACGATACAGACAGAATGCTGGAGCTGATGAAGAAAGGAGTGAACATCAAGGCCAAAAATAAA CTAGACCGGAAGGCCCTTCACTGGGCAGCAGGGGCAGGAAATGAGCAGGCGCTACGGCTGCTCCTGGAAAACGACACAGAGGTGGACGATGTTgacagt tttggaaTGAACGCTCTGCTGCTGTCTTCCTGGTTTGGGCATCTAAAGGTTCTGCAGATTCTGGTGGCCTCCGGTGCAAAGCTTAACTGTGAAAATAAA aATGGCTTGAATCTGCTTCATTGTGCTGCCCAGCGGGGTCACATTCGTGTGCTGGAGTTCATCATGGAGGACCTGGAGGACATGAGACTGGACAGAGTGGATAAg tctggaAAGACAGCGTTCCATCTGGCTGCAGAGCATGGACAGCTGGAGGTGGCTGACTTCCTTATTGGGATGGGCTGTGCACACAGCATCAAGGACAAG GAGGAGAACACCGCTCAGCACTTAGCTGCTAAACAGGGCCATGCAGAGGTGCTTCAGAAGGTCATAGAGACCGGTGAGGACATCGATGATAAAAACATT gaTGGTCTGACTGCCCTGCATCTTGCTGTGACTGGGGGACACTATGAGTGTGTCAGACTTCTACTGGAGGCTGGTTGCAATGTCAACGCACTGACCAAT CGGGATGTGAATGCTCTGTACTACGCTGCTCAACATGGCTTCCCTCGAGAGgctcagctgctgctggaggcagggagtcacacaaacacagtggacaac GTCCAACACACTAGTCCTCTTCATCTGTCCGTCCTCGACAACCACCCTGAGATTGTGAAGCTGCTCATTGATGCTGAATGTGAACTTGACATTCCTGATAAT AGGCTCCAGACACCACTGCACATTGCTGCTGAGCATGGCAGGCAGGGCATCGCTGAGATGATCCTCCTTGCTGGAGTCAATCTCAAACTGCCTGACAAG caAGGGAAGAGCTCTCTGGATGTGGCGGCCAGGGCGAACCATGTGAACCTGGTGGACATGATCATCAAAGCAGACCGCTTCTACAAGTGGGAGAAG GACCACCTGAACCCAGAATCTGACCCGCTGGCGGGCCGCGCGCTGACCTTCAGGCAGGACCACCAGCCGGACACCCAGCACATCCGCTCAGTGGCGTGGAGGCTGGCCACCAAGTACCTGGGCCCAGGGGAGTGGAAGCTCCTGGCCGAGCTGTGGGGcttcacagatgcacacataagGGCCATCGAGCAGCAGTGGACAG gcaaTAAGAGCTATAAGGAGCACGGCCACAGGATGCTGCTGATTTGGCTCCATGGGGTGCTGATGGCCAGGGAGAACCCCATCAAGGGCCTCTACGAGGGGCTGGTAGCCATCGACAGGCTGGACCTCGCAG AAAATGTACGACAGAAGGCCAACGCAGACCCAGACACGCCGAAAAAATGCAACGCAATGTGA
- the heatr3 gene encoding HEAT repeat-containing protein 3 isoform X3, with product MFYDVRHIPRLTLQSPCADVRECACASISRMVQQSQTIPSFLQRDAVRRLGPLLLDSCVAVRETAAGALRNLSACGSPEVCEDMVRQDILTPLITLLRECCSGFDVNPSPKNLKSTVEDVANEAINLLWNLCENSSQAVSLFNKAGLLDVLVLCLERHEQKVELALSAAQCLHTVTEENAELLGSVNVAVLSALEAVLLSTHPDMQHTLLRTLAAGSLWNLKNSIPVGRQAQTLSALVATLSASLDLDGAALIPDLLQAEAARHANDAAHAGDQRAESPEEHHHLANGAEEEMEEMEEEEGEERVNGGHTARKNKDFSDLLPQGKEELREATALLLSQQTSLEVIVNMCCSDDPSDDEWEEMSSGDESEACEVGSLQSPLCLSAEVHSALIHHCIPQKVLKKAEFPSPAAVDACGRNSSWKSLIKKMHRVQCRALTCLHNILATMDTEPLGGVAGLQMVAQHLASLVFSSAEVLKEEEFLEAVTSALRSLLQIMASKNIPQCMSPQQLMGVCEAATRCDVMSVRVNALAILGITGSTLAKETGSADTLQMIGTALLSVASKDSNLVVCGEALDALFDVFADGAEAEKAARNIHLLAALKALQPVFKSKLRKEGKGNYSPEQLCVLDNIKVNLRRFIGYLETLKKN from the exons ATGTTTTACGACGTACGACACATCCCACGCTTGACG CTACAGAGTCCCTGCGCGGACGTGCGTGAGTGTGCTTGTGCGAGCATCTCTCGGATGGTGCAGCAGAGTCAGACCATCCCTAGCTTCCTCCAGCGGGACGCGGTGCGTCGTCTCGGACCACTGCTGCTTGACAGCTGCGTGGCTGTTCGGGAGACCGCGGCAGGAGCCCTCAG GAACCTAAGTGCATGTGGGAGTCCCGAGGTGTGTGAGGACATGGTGAGACAGGACATCCTGACGCCTCTCATCACCCTGCTCAGGGAG TGCTGCTCAGGCTTTGACGTTAATCCTTCCCCGAAGAACTTGAAGAGCACAGTTGAAGACGTGGCCAACGAGGCCATCAATCTGCTGTGGAACCTGTG tgagaACAGCAGTCAGGCCGTATCACTGTTCAATAAAGCGGGGCTGTTGGACGTGCTGGTTTTGTGCCTGGAGAGACATGAGCAGAAGGTGGAGCTAGCTCTCTCTGCTG cccaaTGCTTACACACGGTGACAGAGGAGAACGCGGAGCTGTTGGGAAGTGTGAACGTGGCCGTGCTGTCGGCCCTGGAGGCTGTgcttctctccacacaccccgACATGCAGCACACACTTCTGCGCACACTGGCTGCAG GCTCATTATGGAACCTGAAGAACAGTATCCCAGTGGGGCGTCAGGCCCAGACTCTGAGCGCCCTCGTGGCCACTCTCTCAGCCAGCCTGGACCTGGACGGCGCAGCACTGATCCCAGACCTGCTGCAGGCCGAGGCCGCTCGCCACGCAAACGATGCCGCCCACGCTGGAGACCAGAGGGCGGAGAGCCCCGAGGAGCACCATCACCTGGCCAACggagcagaggaagagatggaggagatggaggaggaggagggggaggagagggtgaacGGAGGACACACGGCGAGGAAGAATAAAGACTTCTCTGACCTGCTACCG cagggAAAGGAGGAGCTAAGGGAAGCTACAGCACTGCTCTTGTCTCAGCAGACGTCGCTGGAGGTCATCGTCAACATGTGCTGCTCAGACG aCCCATCTGATGATGAATGGGAGGAGATGTCGAGTGGTGATGAAAGTGAGGCTTGTGAAGTAGGCAGTCTGCAGtctcccctctgcctctccgcTGAAGTCCACAGTGCCCTAATACACCACTGCATCCCTCAGAag GTTCTGAAGAAGGCAGAGTTTCCCAGTCCTGCTGCAGTGGATGCCTGTGGGAGAAACTCATCATGGAAGAGTCTGATCAAAAA AATGCACCGGGTGCAGTGCCGGGCCCTGACCTGTCTCCATAACATCCTAGCTACCATGGATACGGAACCTCTGGGTGGGGTTGCAGGTCTGCAGATGGTGGCTCAGCACCTGGCCAGCTTGGTGTTCAGCTCTGCAG aggttCTGAAGGAAGAGGAGTTTCTGGAGGCAGTAACCAGTGCTCTGCGTTCACTGCTGCAGATCATGGCCTCCAAAAACATCCCACAG tgTATGAGTCCTCAGCagctgatgggtgtgtgtgaggcggcGACGCGATGTGACgtgatgagtgtgagggtgaACGCTCTCGCCATCCTGGGGATCACAGGGAGCACTCTGGCCAAGGAGACGGGGTCAGCAGACACACTacag ATGATCGGGACAGCCCTACTCTCTGTGGCCTCTAAGGACTCTAACCTTGTGGTGTGTGGGGAGGCTCTGGACGCGCTGTTCGACGTGTTTGCCGACGGGGCCGAGGCGGAGAAGGCCGCCAGGAACATCCACCTGCTGGCCGCCCTCAAGGCCCTGCAGCCCGTGTTCAAATCCAAG CTGCGTAAGGAGGGCAAAGGCAACTACAGTCcggagcagctgtgtgtgctggacaaCATCAAGGTGAACCTGCGCAGGTTCATCGGCTACCTGGAGACACTGAAGAAGAACTGA
- the heatr3 gene encoding HEAT repeat-containing protein 3 isoform X1 → MGKAKNNKFKRPRFSAEGLSVNAVKEVLENEDEVEADSPAAELLEKLQSPCADVRECACASISRMVQQSQTIPSFLQRDAVRRLGPLLLDSCVAVRETAAGALRNLSACGSPEVCEDMVRQDILTPLITLLRECCSGFDVNPSPKNLKSTVEDVANEAINLLWNLCENSSQAVSLFNKAGLLDVLVLCLERHEQKVELALSAAQCLHTVTEENAELLGSVNVAVLSALEAVLLSTHPDMQHTLLRTLAAGSLWNLKNSIPVGRQAQTLSALVATLSASLDLDGAALIPDLLQAEAARHANDAAHAGDQRAESPEEHHHLANGAEEEMEEMEEEEGEERVNGGHTARKNKDFSDLLPQGKEELREATALLLSQQTSLEVIVNMCCSDDPSDDEWEEMSSGDESEACEVGSLQSPLCLSAEVHSALIHHCIPQKVLKKAEFPSPAAVDACGRNSSWKSLIKKMHRVQCRALTCLHNILATMDTEPLGGVAGLQMVAQHLASLVFSSAEVLKEEEFLEAVTSALRSLLQIMASKNIPQCMSPQQLMGVCEAATRCDVMSVRVNALAILGITGSTLAKETGSADTLQMIGTALLSVASKDSNLVVCGEALDALFDVFADGAEAEKAARNIHLLAALKALQPVFKSKLRKEGKGNYSPEQLCVLDNIKVNLRRFIGYLETLKKN, encoded by the exons ATGGGTAAAGCTAAAAATAATAAATTTAAAAGGCCTCGGTTCTCGGCTGAAGGACTCTCCGTTAATGCTGTGAAAGAAGTTCTAGAGAACGAGGATGAAGTTGAAGCTGACTCTCCGGCTGCTGAACTTTTAGAGAAA CTACAGAGTCCCTGCGCGGACGTGCGTGAGTGTGCTTGTGCGAGCATCTCTCGGATGGTGCAGCAGAGTCAGACCATCCCTAGCTTCCTCCAGCGGGACGCGGTGCGTCGTCTCGGACCACTGCTGCTTGACAGCTGCGTGGCTGTTCGGGAGACCGCGGCAGGAGCCCTCAG GAACCTAAGTGCATGTGGGAGTCCCGAGGTGTGTGAGGACATGGTGAGACAGGACATCCTGACGCCTCTCATCACCCTGCTCAGGGAG TGCTGCTCAGGCTTTGACGTTAATCCTTCCCCGAAGAACTTGAAGAGCACAGTTGAAGACGTGGCCAACGAGGCCATCAATCTGCTGTGGAACCTGTG tgagaACAGCAGTCAGGCCGTATCACTGTTCAATAAAGCGGGGCTGTTGGACGTGCTGGTTTTGTGCCTGGAGAGACATGAGCAGAAGGTGGAGCTAGCTCTCTCTGCTG cccaaTGCTTACACACGGTGACAGAGGAGAACGCGGAGCTGTTGGGAAGTGTGAACGTGGCCGTGCTGTCGGCCCTGGAGGCTGTgcttctctccacacaccccgACATGCAGCACACACTTCTGCGCACACTGGCTGCAG GCTCATTATGGAACCTGAAGAACAGTATCCCAGTGGGGCGTCAGGCCCAGACTCTGAGCGCCCTCGTGGCCACTCTCTCAGCCAGCCTGGACCTGGACGGCGCAGCACTGATCCCAGACCTGCTGCAGGCCGAGGCCGCTCGCCACGCAAACGATGCCGCCCACGCTGGAGACCAGAGGGCGGAGAGCCCCGAGGAGCACCATCACCTGGCCAACggagcagaggaagagatggaggagatggaggaggaggagggggaggagagggtgaacGGAGGACACACGGCGAGGAAGAATAAAGACTTCTCTGACCTGCTACCG cagggAAAGGAGGAGCTAAGGGAAGCTACAGCACTGCTCTTGTCTCAGCAGACGTCGCTGGAGGTCATCGTCAACATGTGCTGCTCAGACG aCCCATCTGATGATGAATGGGAGGAGATGTCGAGTGGTGATGAAAGTGAGGCTTGTGAAGTAGGCAGTCTGCAGtctcccctctgcctctccgcTGAAGTCCACAGTGCCCTAATACACCACTGCATCCCTCAGAag GTTCTGAAGAAGGCAGAGTTTCCCAGTCCTGCTGCAGTGGATGCCTGTGGGAGAAACTCATCATGGAAGAGTCTGATCAAAAA AATGCACCGGGTGCAGTGCCGGGCCCTGACCTGTCTCCATAACATCCTAGCTACCATGGATACGGAACCTCTGGGTGGGGTTGCAGGTCTGCAGATGGTGGCTCAGCACCTGGCCAGCTTGGTGTTCAGCTCTGCAG aggttCTGAAGGAAGAGGAGTTTCTGGAGGCAGTAACCAGTGCTCTGCGTTCACTGCTGCAGATCATGGCCTCCAAAAACATCCCACAG tgTATGAGTCCTCAGCagctgatgggtgtgtgtgaggcggcGACGCGATGTGACgtgatgagtgtgagggtgaACGCTCTCGCCATCCTGGGGATCACAGGGAGCACTCTGGCCAAGGAGACGGGGTCAGCAGACACACTacag ATGATCGGGACAGCCCTACTCTCTGTGGCCTCTAAGGACTCTAACCTTGTGGTGTGTGGGGAGGCTCTGGACGCGCTGTTCGACGTGTTTGCCGACGGGGCCGAGGCGGAGAAGGCCGCCAGGAACATCCACCTGCTGGCCGCCCTCAAGGCCCTGCAGCCCGTGTTCAAATCCAAG CTGCGTAAGGAGGGCAAAGGCAACTACAGTCcggagcagctgtgtgtgctggacaaCATCAAGGTGAACCTGCGCAGGTTCATCGGCTACCTGGAGACACTGAAGAAGAACTGA
- the heatr3 gene encoding HEAT repeat-containing protein 3 isoform X2 → MGKAKNNKFKRPRFSAEGLSVNAVKEVLENEDEVEADSPAAELLEKLQSPCADVRECACASISRMVQQSQTIPSFLQRDAVRRLGPLLLDSCVAVRETAAGALRNLSACGSPEVCEDMVRQDILTPLITLLRECCSGFDVNPSPKNLKSTVEDVANEAINLLWNLCENSSQAVSLFNKAGLLDVLVLCLERHEQKVELALSAAQCLHTVTEENAELLGSVNVAVLSALEAVLLSTHPDMQHTLLRTLAAGSLWNLKNSIPVGRQAQTLSALVATLSASLDLDGAALIPDLLQAEAARHANDAAHAGDQRAESPEEHHHLANGAEEEMEEMEEEEGEERVNGGHTARKNKDFSDLLPGKEELREATALLLSQQTSLEVIVNMCCSDDPSDDEWEEMSSGDESEACEVGSLQSPLCLSAEVHSALIHHCIPQKVLKKAEFPSPAAVDACGRNSSWKSLIKKMHRVQCRALTCLHNILATMDTEPLGGVAGLQMVAQHLASLVFSSAEVLKEEEFLEAVTSALRSLLQIMASKNIPQCMSPQQLMGVCEAATRCDVMSVRVNALAILGITGSTLAKETGSADTLQMIGTALLSVASKDSNLVVCGEALDALFDVFADGAEAEKAARNIHLLAALKALQPVFKSKLRKEGKGNYSPEQLCVLDNIKVNLRRFIGYLETLKKN, encoded by the exons ATGGGTAAAGCTAAAAATAATAAATTTAAAAGGCCTCGGTTCTCGGCTGAAGGACTCTCCGTTAATGCTGTGAAAGAAGTTCTAGAGAACGAGGATGAAGTTGAAGCTGACTCTCCGGCTGCTGAACTTTTAGAGAAA CTACAGAGTCCCTGCGCGGACGTGCGTGAGTGTGCTTGTGCGAGCATCTCTCGGATGGTGCAGCAGAGTCAGACCATCCCTAGCTTCCTCCAGCGGGACGCGGTGCGTCGTCTCGGACCACTGCTGCTTGACAGCTGCGTGGCTGTTCGGGAGACCGCGGCAGGAGCCCTCAG GAACCTAAGTGCATGTGGGAGTCCCGAGGTGTGTGAGGACATGGTGAGACAGGACATCCTGACGCCTCTCATCACCCTGCTCAGGGAG TGCTGCTCAGGCTTTGACGTTAATCCTTCCCCGAAGAACTTGAAGAGCACAGTTGAAGACGTGGCCAACGAGGCCATCAATCTGCTGTGGAACCTGTG tgagaACAGCAGTCAGGCCGTATCACTGTTCAATAAAGCGGGGCTGTTGGACGTGCTGGTTTTGTGCCTGGAGAGACATGAGCAGAAGGTGGAGCTAGCTCTCTCTGCTG cccaaTGCTTACACACGGTGACAGAGGAGAACGCGGAGCTGTTGGGAAGTGTGAACGTGGCCGTGCTGTCGGCCCTGGAGGCTGTgcttctctccacacaccccgACATGCAGCACACACTTCTGCGCACACTGGCTGCAG GCTCATTATGGAACCTGAAGAACAGTATCCCAGTGGGGCGTCAGGCCCAGACTCTGAGCGCCCTCGTGGCCACTCTCTCAGCCAGCCTGGACCTGGACGGCGCAGCACTGATCCCAGACCTGCTGCAGGCCGAGGCCGCTCGCCACGCAAACGATGCCGCCCACGCTGGAGACCAGAGGGCGGAGAGCCCCGAGGAGCACCATCACCTGGCCAACggagcagaggaagagatggaggagatggaggaggaggagggggaggagagggtgaacGGAGGACACACGGCGAGGAAGAATAAAGACTTCTCTGACCTGCTACCG ggAAAGGAGGAGCTAAGGGAAGCTACAGCACTGCTCTTGTCTCAGCAGACGTCGCTGGAGGTCATCGTCAACATGTGCTGCTCAGACG aCCCATCTGATGATGAATGGGAGGAGATGTCGAGTGGTGATGAAAGTGAGGCTTGTGAAGTAGGCAGTCTGCAGtctcccctctgcctctccgcTGAAGTCCACAGTGCCCTAATACACCACTGCATCCCTCAGAag GTTCTGAAGAAGGCAGAGTTTCCCAGTCCTGCTGCAGTGGATGCCTGTGGGAGAAACTCATCATGGAAGAGTCTGATCAAAAA AATGCACCGGGTGCAGTGCCGGGCCCTGACCTGTCTCCATAACATCCTAGCTACCATGGATACGGAACCTCTGGGTGGGGTTGCAGGTCTGCAGATGGTGGCTCAGCACCTGGCCAGCTTGGTGTTCAGCTCTGCAG aggttCTGAAGGAAGAGGAGTTTCTGGAGGCAGTAACCAGTGCTCTGCGTTCACTGCTGCAGATCATGGCCTCCAAAAACATCCCACAG tgTATGAGTCCTCAGCagctgatgggtgtgtgtgaggcggcGACGCGATGTGACgtgatgagtgtgagggtgaACGCTCTCGCCATCCTGGGGATCACAGGGAGCACTCTGGCCAAGGAGACGGGGTCAGCAGACACACTacag ATGATCGGGACAGCCCTACTCTCTGTGGCCTCTAAGGACTCTAACCTTGTGGTGTGTGGGGAGGCTCTGGACGCGCTGTTCGACGTGTTTGCCGACGGGGCCGAGGCGGAGAAGGCCGCCAGGAACATCCACCTGCTGGCCGCCCTCAAGGCCCTGCAGCCCGTGTTCAAATCCAAG CTGCGTAAGGAGGGCAAAGGCAACTACAGTCcggagcagctgtgtgtgctggacaaCATCAAGGTGAACCTGCGCAGGTTCATCGGCTACCTGGAGACACTGAAGAAGAACTGA